One window from the genome of Rhodobacteraceae bacterium S2214 encodes:
- a CDS encoding universal stress protein, whose product MTYTSIATILHNKDADKSALEFAISFARHHDAHLHVLCTGVDETEPGFYYAGAHAIAVQQNFDLAREEADQLETAAQARLASEDIKWDVQSVTVMPGGLDPFLADHMRFFDLTILPAPHQGNNDRIDAMTFEACLFGADVPVLVVPQGVEMSGNFNNIKVAWDDGVEAMAAARAALPLMKDAKITTIAIVDPPMHAPDRSDPGGKLAAYLVRNGAKVDVAIHARTQPSIAAQLLARAAETDVDLMVMGAYGHSRMREAILGGVTRDMLRLTTLPLLMAH is encoded by the coding sequence ATGACCTACACATCGATAGCGACGATTCTTCACAATAAAGATGCGGACAAATCCGCGCTGGAATTCGCCATTAGTTTTGCCCGCCATCACGACGCCCATTTACACGTGCTTTGCACAGGTGTCGATGAAACAGAGCCTGGTTTCTATTATGCAGGTGCCCACGCCATCGCGGTTCAACAAAACTTTGATCTGGCGCGCGAAGAAGCCGACCAACTTGAAACCGCCGCACAGGCGCGTTTGGCATCAGAAGATATCAAATGGGACGTGCAGTCCGTGACCGTGATGCCGGGTGGGCTTGATCCGTTTTTGGCAGATCATATGCGCTTTTTCGACCTGACAATCCTGCCAGCCCCGCATCAAGGCAACAACGACCGCATTGATGCTATGACGTTTGAGGCATGTTTATTTGGCGCAGACGTGCCTGTTCTGGTAGTGCCCCAAGGCGTTGAAATGTCAGGCAACTTTAACAACATCAAGGTCGCATGGGACGACGGGGTCGAAGCCATGGCAGCCGCCCGTGCAGCGCTTCCCCTGATGAAGGACGCAAAGATTACGACCATTGCGATTGTTGACCCACCGATGCACGCCCCAGACCGGTCGGATCCCGGTGGCAAACTTGCCGCATACCTTGTGCGCAACGGTGCAAAAGTCGACGTCGCTATTCATGCCCGCACACAGCCGTCTATTGCGGCGCAGCTATTGGCAAGGGCGGCTGAGACAGACGTCGACCTCATGGTCATGGGCGCATATGGTCATTCCAGAATGCGCGAAGCGATCTTGGGGGGCGTCACGCGGGACATGCTACGGTTGACCACCCTCCCCTTACTTATGGCGCATTAA
- a CDS encoding Crp/Fnr family transcriptional regulator: MDLQASFEKDRNCSGCPIRHRAVCATCDEDEILVLDEMKYYRSFDAGQPIMWAGDPMAFVGSVVSGTATIERLMEDGRKQTMGLLLPSDFIGRPGRETATYDVTAVTDVTLCCFRRDSFEKMVEATPHVAQRLMEMALDELDAARDWMLLLGRKTAREKIATFLMMIVRRTSEEKTPAAVANKKISLPLTREAMADYMGLTLETVSRQFSKLRKDGLIVMDGKRDITIPDVGALQAETGTDLG; encoded by the coding sequence ATGGACCTTCAGGCGTCGTTTGAAAAAGATCGCAACTGTAGTGGCTGCCCAATTCGCCATCGCGCCGTATGTGCAACCTGTGATGAAGACGAAATCCTCGTGCTCGATGAGATGAAGTATTATCGTTCATTCGATGCGGGCCAGCCAATTATGTGGGCCGGTGACCCTATGGCGTTCGTAGGATCCGTTGTCAGCGGCACCGCAACGATCGAGCGGCTGATGGAAGACGGGCGCAAGCAGACGATGGGCTTGCTGCTGCCATCTGATTTTATCGGGCGTCCCGGGCGGGAAACGGCGACTTACGATGTAACGGCTGTCACCGATGTCACACTGTGCTGTTTCCGCAGAGATAGCTTTGAAAAGATGGTCGAGGCGACGCCACACGTGGCCCAACGTCTGATGGAAATGGCTCTGGATGAATTGGACGCCGCGCGGGACTGGATGTTGCTGCTTGGCCGTAAAACAGCCCGCGAGAAAATTGCGACGTTCCTGATGATGATCGTGCGCCGGACGAGTGAAGAAAAAACGCCTGCTGCAGTGGCAAATAAGAAGATCAGCTTGCCACTGACCCGTGAAGCGATGGCAGATTACATGGGGCTGACATTAGAAACAGTCAGCCGCCAGTTTTCCAAGCTCCGCAAAGACGGGTTGATCGTGATGGACGGTAAGCGTGACATCACGATCCCGGATGTTGGTGCCCTTCAGGCAGAAACGGGAACCGACCTAGGTTAA
- the rpmG gene encoding 50S ribosomal protein L33, whose protein sequence is MAKPTTIKIRLNSSAGTGHFYVTKKNARTMTEKMVIKKYDPVVRKHVEYKEGKIK, encoded by the coding sequence ATGGCGAAGCCTACCACCATCAAAATCCGCCTGAACTCCTCTGCAGGGACCGGGCACTTCTACGTCACAAAAAAGAACGCACGTACAATGACTGAAAAGATGGTCATCAAGAAGTACGACCCTGTTGTGCGTAAGCACGTTGAGTACAAAGAAGGTAAGATCAAGTAA
- a CDS encoding PAS domain-containing protein: MIVQNDPTTLEMIGATAPRLRRDDVRSAATCVAVLSDTGRVALVSDVFVETIGLDDATQIIGRSWCKTWPADAHAPLTVALNRAWRGIVSTYWARFPNAEGLPVDWDIRISPIFDEAGDVASVLAVSRPVTKH, encoded by the coding sequence ATGATAGTTCAAAATGACCCAACCACATTGGAAATGATCGGGGCCACCGCCCCAAGACTAAGACGTGACGATGTCCGCAGTGCCGCGACATGCGTCGCAGTTTTATCTGACACGGGTCGTGTCGCACTGGTAAGCGACGTATTTGTCGAAACGATTGGTCTTGATGACGCAACCCAGATTATTGGTCGGAGCTGGTGCAAGACATGGCCCGCCGATGCGCATGCCCCTTTAACCGTTGCATTGAATCGCGCATGGCGCGGAATCGTCTCAACCTATTGGGCGCGGTTTCCGAATGCTGAAGGGTTGCCCGTTGACTGGGACATCCGGATTTCGCCGATTTTTGATGAAGCTGGTGACGTCGCTTCTGTGCTCGCGGTGTCCCGCCCCGTAACAAAGCACTAA
- a CDS encoding N-acetylmuramoyl-L-alanine amidase: MVVLHYTAMASADAACRTLCNPDNEVSAHYLIDEDGTVRSMVAEDQRAWHAGAGAWGDVVDVNSRSIGIEIANDGFSPFAIRQMDALILLLHGITQRWSIKPERIIGHSDMAPGRKIDPGVRFDWGRLWCEGLGVWPTETGASDANFAEMAARFGYRCDDPDLLLSVFRMRFRPWAAGPLDATDIALITDLATRFPVDAGPATA; encoded by the coding sequence ATGGTTGTTTTGCATTACACAGCTATGGCGTCTGCAGATGCGGCGTGCCGGACGTTGTGTAATCCCGACAACGAAGTGTCCGCCCATTATTTGATTGATGAGGATGGCACCGTTCGGTCGATGGTTGCCGAAGATCAGCGTGCTTGGCACGCTGGTGCGGGCGCGTGGGGTGATGTTGTTGATGTGAACAGCCGGTCGATCGGGATTGAAATCGCGAATGACGGGTTTTCCCCGTTTGCGATACGACAGATGGATGCGCTGATCCTGCTGCTTCATGGAATCACACAGCGCTGGTCGATCAAACCTGAACGGATCATTGGGCATTCTGATATGGCGCCAGGACGCAAGATTGATCCGGGCGTGCGGTTCGACTGGGGACGCTTGTGGTGCGAAGGATTAGGTGTTTGGCCTACAGAAACAGGCGCTTCTGATGCCAACTTTGCAGAGATGGCCGCGCGATTTGGCTATCGCTGTGATGATCCGGACTTACTGTTGTCCGTGTTTCGGATGCGTTTCCGGCCATGGGCGGCTGGTCCGCTTGATGCCACCGACATTGCGTTGATCACTGATCTCGCCACCCGTTTCCCCGTTGACGCAGGCCCGGCCACGGCCTAA
- the gatA gene encoding Asp-tRNA(Asn)/Glu-tRNA(Gln) amidotransferase subunit GatA: MTDLSKLTIAGARDAMRKGDVSSAELTESYLKSIEGAGALNAFVHHTPDIAMDQAKAADVRIKAGDAPDMCGIPLGIKDLFCTKGVASQAASGILEGFKPEYESTVTTQLFDAGSVMLGKLNMDEFAMGSSNETSVYGNAVNPWKVDAELTPGGSSGGSASAVAADLCLGATGTDTGGSIRQPAAFTGTTGIKPTYGRVSRWGVVAFASSLDQAGPMTKDVRDSAIMLEAMCGHDPKDSTSADIAVPNFEAALTGDIKGKVIGIPKEYHMDGMPEEIEKLWKDGTAMLKDAGAEIRDISLPHTKYALPAYYVIAPAEASSNLARYDGVRFGHRAKLEAGDGITEMYEKTRAEGFGAEVQRRVMVGTYVLSAGFYDAYYNRARKVRALIKQDFDKVYASGVDAILTPATPSSAFALGAMKDADPIQMYLNDVFTVTVNLAGLPGIAVPAGLDKNGLPLGLQLIGRPWEEGDLLNVAYALEQAAGFVAKPAKWW; encoded by the coding sequence AATTGACCGAAAGCTATCTGAAATCCATCGAAGGGGCCGGTGCGCTGAACGCATTTGTGCATCACACCCCTGATATCGCGATGGATCAGGCCAAAGCTGCGGACGTGCGCATCAAAGCGGGCGATGCCCCTGACATGTGCGGTATCCCGTTGGGCATCAAAGATTTGTTCTGCACCAAAGGTGTCGCGTCCCAAGCGGCGTCTGGCATCTTGGAAGGCTTCAAGCCGGAATATGAATCGACTGTGACTACGCAGTTGTTTGATGCAGGTTCCGTTATGCTTGGTAAGCTGAACATGGACGAATTTGCGATGGGGTCGTCAAACGAGACCTCTGTTTACGGCAATGCCGTGAACCCATGGAAAGTTGACGCTGAACTGACACCGGGTGGGTCTTCTGGTGGCTCCGCGTCTGCCGTTGCCGCTGATTTGTGCCTTGGTGCGACAGGCACCGATACAGGCGGCTCTATCCGCCAGCCAGCCGCGTTTACCGGCACAACCGGCATTAAGCCAACCTATGGCCGCGTATCACGTTGGGGCGTTGTCGCTTTTGCGTCGTCGCTTGATCAGGCTGGTCCGATGACCAAAGACGTCCGCGACAGCGCGATTATGCTGGAAGCGATGTGTGGTCATGACCCGAAGGATTCGACGTCCGCCGACATCGCAGTGCCCAACTTTGAAGCCGCCCTAACAGGCGATATCAAAGGTAAAGTCATTGGTATTCCAAAAGAATATCACATGGACGGCATGCCCGAAGAAATCGAAAAGCTGTGGAAAGACGGCACCGCAATGCTGAAAGACGCAGGTGCCGAAATCCGTGACATTTCCTTGCCGCACACGAAATATGCGTTGCCTGCATATTATGTGATTGCGCCAGCAGAAGCGTCATCCAACCTTGCCCGTTATGACGGTGTGCGGTTCGGTCATCGTGCAAAGCTCGAAGCGGGCGACGGCATCACCGAAATGTACGAAAAAACCCGCGCGGAAGGCTTCGGCGCAGAGGTGCAGCGCCGCGTGATGGTCGGGACATACGTGCTGTCCGCCGGTTTCTACGACGCTTATTACAACCGTGCCCGTAAGGTGCGTGCGCTGATCAAGCAGGACTTTGATAAAGTCTATGCAAGCGGTGTTGATGCGATCCTGACGCCAGCGACGCCGTCGTCTGCTTTTGCGCTGGGCGCTATGAAGGATGCCGATCCAATCCAGATGTACCTGAACGATGTCTTTACGGTCACAGTGAACTTGGCTGGTCTGCCAGGGATCGCAGTGCCTGCGGGCCTTGATAAAAACGGTCTTCCGCTCGGTCTTCAGTTGATTGGTCGTCCTTGGGAAGAGGGCGATCTGCTGAACGTTGCCTATGCGCTTGAACAGGCCGCAGGATTTGTGGCCAAACCGGCGAAGTGGTGGTAA